A single genomic interval of Paracoccus contaminans harbors:
- a CDS encoding serine hydrolase domain-containing protein, producing the protein MTLPAAFAIGAAALLLAPASFAEAPYRHAAEKIGTVEQIYDGDLLPDDAVATFRNIDRLFPTRTVAASANPRPLEPSPLKLGKLDLTIDGKAHDLDDVIALDSITGLIVLKDGKLVTEIYQRGNGPDTRWMSMSLAKSVTSTLIGAAIRDGAIRGEDALVTDYVPDLKGSAYEGVTVGQILSMTSGVKWDETYTDPASDRRALLKAQIAQQPGAAMKVMAALPRAAEPGTVHNYSTGETQVAGEIVMGATGKPLADYLAEKIWQPYGMEADAKWWLDSEEGHEIGGSGLSATLRDFARFGQFFLDGGLADGKPVLPDGWTQRAGLPITLKDGKTADYGLMWWPAWTAQSTAHKAFAAVGIQGQNIYIDPQEKVVIAMIAAQPEPLGKEPVDPMAFFDAVVNAIGAR; encoded by the coding sequence ATGACCCTGCCTGCCGCCTTTGCCATTGGCGCCGCCGCATTGCTGCTTGCCCCTGCCTCTTTCGCCGAGGCGCCCTATCGCCACGCTGCCGAAAAGATCGGCACGGTCGAGCAGATCTATGACGGCGATCTGTTGCCCGACGATGCGGTGGCGACGTTCCGCAATATCGACCGTCTGTTTCCGACCCGTACGGTGGCCGCCTCGGCCAATCCCCGGCCGCTCGAGCCATCCCCGCTGAAGCTGGGCAAGCTGGACCTGACGATCGACGGCAAGGCCCATGACCTTGATGACGTGATCGCCCTGGACAGCATCACCGGGCTGATCGTGCTCAAGGACGGCAAGCTGGTGACCGAGATCTATCAGCGCGGCAACGGCCCGGATACCCGCTGGATGTCGATGTCGCTGGCAAAGTCGGTGACTTCGACCCTGATCGGCGCGGCGATCCGCGACGGCGCCATCCGGGGCGAGGATGCGCTGGTCACCGATTACGTTCCCGACCTGAAGGGCAGCGCCTATGAGGGCGTGACGGTGGGCCAGATCCTGTCCATGACATCGGGCGTCAAGTGGGACGAAACCTATACCGATCCCGCATCGGACCGGCGCGCGCTGCTGAAGGCCCAGATCGCCCAGCAGCCCGGCGCGGCGATGAAGGTCATGGCCGCGCTGCCCCGCGCCGCCGAGCCGGGGACGGTCCACAACTATTCCACGGGGGAAACCCAGGTCGCGGGCGAGATCGTGATGGGGGCGACCGGCAAGCCGCTGGCGGATTATCTGGCGGAAAAGATCTGGCAGCCCTACGGGATGGAGGCTGACGCCAAGTGGTGGCTGGACAGCGAGGAGGGGCACGAGATCGGCGGCAGCGGCCTGTCTGCGACCCTGCGGGACTTTGCCCGGTTCGGCCAGTTCTTTCTGGACGGCGGACTGGCGGACGGCAAGCCGGTCCTGCCCGATGGCTGGACGCAGCGGGCGGGCCTGCCGATCACGCTCAAAGACGGCAAGACGGCCGATTACGGGCTGATGTGGTGGCCGGCCTGGACGGCGCAATCGACCGCTCACAAGGCCTTTGCCGCGGTCGGCATCCAGGGCCAGAACATCTATATCGACCCGCAGGAAAAGGTCGTGATCGCCATGATCGCCGCCCAGCCCGAACCCCTGGGCAAAGAGCCGGTTGACCCGATGGCCTTTTTCGACGCCGTGGTGAACGCGATCGGGGCCAGGTAA
- the alaS gene encoding alanine--tRNA ligase codes for MASLNDIRSTFLDFYERNGHRRVESSPLVPRNDPTLMFANSGMVQFKNLFTGLEHRDYTRATTAQKCVRAGGKHNDLDNVGYTARHHTFFEMLGNFSFGDYFKEQAIPYAWELLTRNFGIPKDKLLVTVYHTDDEAADIWKKVAGLTDDRIIRIPTNDNFWQMGPTGPCGPCTEIFYDHGPSIWGGPPGSADEDGDRFIEIWNLVFMQFEQFEDGSMKPLPNPSIDTGMGLERIGALLQGKHDNYDTDLMRALIEASAHATSSDPDGPGKVHHRVIADHLRSTSFLIADGVMPSNEGRGYVLRRIMRRAMRHAHMLGAQDPLMHRLVPALVRQMGAAYPELTRAQAMIEETLRGEETRFRQTLDRGLRLLSDEVARLPEGADLPGETAFRLYDTYGFPLDLTQDALREQGRGVEIAGFDAAMAEQKAKARAAWAGSGETKDSAIWFELADRHGATEFLGYDTEEAEGQIQALIRDGAEIDAAAEGEQVQIVVNQSPFYAESGGQVGDTGLITTETGAARVTDTRKSGALFIHVAEVTTGRIACGQGASLSVDHDRRGAIRANHSATHLLNEALRNALGEHVAQKGSLNAQDRLRFDFSHGKALTGDELAQVEAEVNAVIRQNTPVETRLMTPDDARAMGAQALFGEKYGDEVRVVSMGRREGSGKGAGRDTYSLELCGGTHVGRTGDIGAFVLLGDSASSAGVRRVEALTGQAALAHLREAERQLADIAGLLKAQPGEVVGRVRALADDRKAMQNEIAQLKRQLAMGASPAEAAVKEIAGIKLIARRVEGVSGKELGALADQMRQGLDSGAVVVMAEDNGKATVAASVTPDLAARVSAVALVQAAVAALGGKGGGGRPDRAQGGAPSLDKAEAAIEAVEELLSGA; via the coding sequence ATGGCCAGTCTGAACGACATCCGCTCGACCTTTCTCGACTTCTACGAACGGAACGGCCATCGCCGGGTCGAAAGCTCGCCCCTGGTGCCGCGCAACGATCCCACGCTGATGTTCGCCAATTCGGGGATGGTGCAGTTCAAGAACCTGTTCACGGGGCTGGAACACCGCGACTATACCCGCGCGACCACGGCGCAGAAATGCGTGCGCGCGGGCGGCAAGCACAACGACCTCGACAATGTGGGCTACACGGCGCGGCACCATACCTTCTTTGAAATGCTGGGCAATTTCAGCTTTGGCGACTATTTCAAGGAACAGGCCATCCCCTATGCCTGGGAACTGCTGACCCGCAATTTCGGGATTCCCAAGGACAAGCTGCTGGTCACCGTCTATCACACCGATGACGAGGCGGCGGATATCTGGAAAAAGGTCGCGGGGCTGACCGATGACCGCATCATCCGCATCCCCACCAATGACAATTTCTGGCAGATGGGCCCGACCGGCCCCTGCGGCCCCTGCACCGAAATCTTCTATGACCACGGCCCGTCGATCTGGGGCGGCCCGCCCGGTTCGGCCGACGAGGACGGGGATCGGTTCATCGAGATCTGGAACCTCGTCTTCATGCAGTTCGAGCAGTTCGAGGACGGCAGCATGAAACCGTTGCCCAACCCCTCGATCGACACCGGCATGGGGCTGGAACGGATCGGCGCGCTGCTGCAGGGCAAGCACGACAACTATGACACCGACCTGATGCGCGCGCTGATCGAGGCGAGCGCTCATGCAACCAGCAGCGACCCCGACGGCCCCGGCAAGGTCCATCACCGTGTCATCGCCGACCACCTGCGGTCCACCAGCTTTCTGATCGCCGACGGGGTGATGCCATCCAACGAGGGCCGCGGCTATGTGCTGCGCCGCATCATGCGCCGCGCCATGCGCCATGCGCACATGCTGGGGGCGCAGGATCCGCTGATGCACCGTCTGGTTCCGGCGCTGGTCCGCCAGATGGGCGCGGCCTATCCCGAACTGACCCGCGCGCAGGCGATGATCGAGGAAACGCTGCGCGGCGAGGAAACCCGCTTCCGCCAGACGCTCGACCGGGGGCTGCGGCTGCTGTCGGATGAGGTCGCGCGGCTGCCCGAAGGGGCCGACCTGCCGGGCGAGACGGCTTTCCGGCTGTATGACACCTATGGCTTTCCGCTGGACCTCACGCAGGATGCGCTGCGCGAACAGGGCCGCGGGGTCGAGATCGCCGGTTTTGACGCGGCCATGGCCGAACAGAAGGCCAAGGCCCGCGCCGCCTGGGCCGGGTCGGGCGAGACGAAGGATTCGGCCATCTGGTTCGAGCTGGCCGACCGGCATGGCGCGACCGAGTTCCTTGGCTATGACACCGAAGAGGCCGAGGGCCAGATCCAGGCGCTGATCCGGGACGGCGCCGAAATCGATGCCGCCGCCGAGGGCGAGCAGGTCCAGATCGTCGTCAACCAGTCGCCCTTCTATGCCGAAAGCGGCGGGCAGGTGGGGGATACGGGCCTCATCACGACCGAAACGGGTGCCGCGCGGGTAACCGACACGCGCAAGTCGGGCGCGCTGTTCATCCATGTCGCCGAGGTGACGACGGGGCGCATCGCCTGCGGCCAGGGGGCGAGCCTGTCGGTGGATCATGACCGCCGCGGCGCGATCCGGGCCAACCACTCTGCCACCCATCTGCTGAACGAGGCCCTGCGCAATGCGCTGGGCGAGCATGTCGCGCAGAAAGGCTCGCTGAATGCACAAGACCGGCTGCGCTTTGACTTCAGCCACGGCAAGGCGCTGACGGGCGATGAGCTGGCGCAGGTCGAGGCCGAGGTGAATGCCGTCATCCGGCAGAACACGCCCGTGGAAACGCGGCTGATGACCCCCGATGACGCCCGTGCCATGGGCGCGCAGGCCCTGTTCGGCGAGAAATACGGCGACGAGGTGCGCGTCGTGTCGATGGGCCGGCGCGAGGGGTCGGGAAAGGGCGCGGGCCGCGATACCTATTCGCTGGAGCTGTGCGGGGGCACCCATGTCGGCCGCACCGGCGACATCGGCGCTTTTGTCCTGCTGGGCGACAGCGCGTCAAGCGCGGGGGTGCGCCGCGTCGAGGCGCTGACCGGGCAGGCCGCGCTGGCGCATCTGCGCGAGGCGGAGCGGCAGCTTGCCGATATCGCCGGTCTGCTCAAGGCGCAGCCGGGCGAGGTCGTGGGGCGGGTCAGGGCGCTGGCCGATGATCGCAAGGCGATGCAGAACGAGATCGCGCAGCTGAAGCGCCAGCTTGCCATGGGCGCCAGCCCGGCTGAGGCCGCCGTCAAGGAGATCGCCGGCATCAAGCTGATCGCCCGGCGCGTCGAGGGGGTTTCCGGCAAGGAACTGGGCGCGCTGGCCGACCAGATGCGGCAGGGCCTTGATAGCGGCGCCGTCGTGGTGATGGCCGAGGATAACGGCAAGGCCACGGTGGCGGCCAGCGTCACCCCTGACCTGGCGGCGCGCGTTTCGGCGGTGGCGCTGGTCCAGGCGGCGGTTGCCGCGCTTGGCGGCAAGGGCGGCGGGGGGCGGCCCGACCGCGCGCAGGGCGGCGCGCCGTCGCTGGACAAGGCCGAGGCAGCGATCGAGGCGGTCGAGGAGCTGCTGTCCGGCGCCTGA
- a CDS encoding class II glutamine amidotransferase produces MCRWAAYVGRPIYLEDIVSRPGHSLVRQSHGAKRCHTPVNADGFGIAWYGDREQPGLYRDVMPAWSDPNLHSLTATVRSHLFMAHVRASTGTSTSRNNCHPFTVGRWSFMHNGQFGGYNDWRRCADALIPDELYPQRKGATDSEAFFLCALGEGLDNDPMGAMARATARFEALARDRGTAPFVRLTCAFSDGRRLYALRYSSDDQAPTLFHRWSPSRGGRAVVSEPLEADETDWLEIAPGSFCVFEGETASVTRFVPAAARVAA; encoded by the coding sequence ATGTGCCGTTGGGCGGCCTATGTCGGCAGGCCGATCTATCTGGAAGACATTGTCAGCCGGCCCGGCCATTCCCTGGTCCGGCAAAGCCATGGGGCAAAGCGCTGCCACACGCCGGTCAATGCCGATGGTTTCGGCATCGCCTGGTATGGTGACCGCGAACAGCCCGGACTGTACCGCGATGTCATGCCCGCATGGTCCGATCCGAATCTGCACAGCCTGACCGCGACGGTCCGGTCGCATCTGTTCATGGCCCATGTCCGCGCCTCGACCGGCACCTCGACCAGCCGCAACAACTGCCATCCCTTCACCGTGGGGCGCTGGAGCTTCATGCATAATGGCCAGTTCGGCGGCTATAACGACTGGCGGCGCTGCGCCGATGCCCTGATCCCGGATGAGCTTTATCCCCAGCGCAAGGGCGCGACCGACAGCGAGGCGTTTTTCCTGTGCGCCCTGGGCGAGGGGCTGGACAACGACCCGATGGGCGCGATGGCGCGTGCGACCGCGCGCTTTGAGGCGCTGGCGCGCGACCGCGGCACGGCGCCCTTCGTGCGGCTGACCTGCGCCTTTTCGGACGGGCGGCGGCTTTACGCGCTGCGCTATTCGTCCGATGATCAGGCGCCCACGCTGTTTCACCGCTGGTCCCCCAGCCGCGGCGGCCGCGCCGTCGTGTCCGAGCCGCTGGAGGCGGATGAGACGGACTGGCTGGAAATCGCACCGGGCAGCTTTTGCGTGTTCGAGGGCGAGACGGCCTCCGTCACGCGCTTTGTTCCCGCCGCGGCGCGCGTCGCGGCCTGA
- a CDS encoding NAD(P)/FAD-dependent oxidoreductase — MECDILIIGGGVAGLSAAAEIAPSASVILVEAEDSLAYHASARSAALYEPYYGPPAITELSLASRASLENAGVLSARGMMVVASAGEQAAFAADMAAMHLRDITPDEAAALFPALDPGRIALAGHGDHAWDIDTDQLVQSFARKARSHGATIITRAGLTGLRRQGSAWQAITREGPIAARMVINAAGAWADAIGRMAGLAPIGLVPHRRSMARIAAPGGLDPAAWPMVIGAGEKWYAKPDAGALIVSPADADAVEPHDAWADDMVLAEGLARYEALSRFQVERLLASWAGLRTFSPDGTPIYGRDAAEPSFLWFAGQGGYGFQSAPAAARFIADIALGRGVDRALGALLSPARFAR, encoded by the coding sequence ATGGAATGTGACATTCTCATCATCGGCGGGGGTGTTGCAGGTCTTTCGGCTGCGGCCGAGATCGCCCCCTCGGCCAGCGTGATCCTTGTCGAAGCCGAGGATAGCCTGGCCTATCATGCCTCTGCCCGCTCGGCCGCGCTGTATGAGCCATATTACGGCCCGCCCGCGATCACCGAGCTGTCGCTTGCCTCGCGCGCATCGCTCGAGAATGCAGGGGTGCTTTCGGCGCGCGGAATGATGGTCGTGGCCTCTGCCGGAGAGCAGGCGGCCTTTGCGGCCGACATGGCGGCGATGCATCTGCGCGACATCACGCCCGATGAGGCGGCGGCGCTGTTCCCGGCGCTGGACCCGGGACGGATCGCGCTGGCCGGGCATGGCGATCATGCCTGGGACATCGACACCGACCAGCTGGTCCAGTCGTTCGCGCGCAAGGCCCGCAGCCATGGCGCAACGATCATCACGCGGGCCGGGCTGACGGGCCTGCGGCGGCAGGGCAGCGCGTGGCAGGCGATTACGCGCGAGGGGCCGATAGCGGCCCGCATGGTCATCAATGCCGCCGGGGCCTGGGCCGATGCCATCGGCCGGATGGCCGGCCTTGCCCCGATAGGGCTGGTGCCGCATCGCCGTTCGATGGCCCGCATCGCCGCGCCTGGCGGACTGGACCCGGCCGCCTGGCCGATGGTCATTGGTGCAGGCGAGAAATGGTATGCCAAGCCTGACGCGGGCGCGCTGATCGTCTCGCCCGCGGACGCCGATGCGGTCGAGCCGCATGACGCCTGGGCCGACGACATGGTTCTGGCCGAGGGCCTTGCGCGTTACGAGGCGCTCAGCCGCTTTCAGGTCGAACGGCTGCTTGCCAGCTGGGCCGGCCTGCGCACCTTTTCCCCGGACGGAACCCCCATCTATGGGCGCGACGCTGCCGAGCCGTCATTCCTGTGGTTCGCGGGGCAGGGCGGCTATGGCTTTCAATCGGCGCCCGCCGCCGCGCGGTTCATTGCCGACATCGCCTTGGGGCGGGGCGTGGATCGGGCGCTGGGGGCGCTACTCTCGCCCGCCCGCTTCGCCCGCTGA
- the aroC gene encoding chorismate synthase, translated as MSFNTFGRIFTVTTWGESHGPALGATVDGCPPGISLTESDIQPWLDRRRPGQSKLTTQRQEPDQVRILSGVFEGRTTGTPIQLMIENTDQRSRDYGDIAAAFRPGHADITYWQKYAIRDYRGGGRSSARETAARVAAGGVARAVLRQLAQQLTITGYMVQMGDLVADRARFDFAEIDRNDLFLPDAAAVPEWTAYLNEIRKAQDSIGAVIEVTIRGCPPGLGAPVYAKLDTDLAAAMMSINAVKGVEIGEGMTAARLKGTENADEIRMGPDGPVFGTNHAGGILGGITTGQDIVMRFAVKPTSSILTARRTINQAGEEIDLITKGRHDPCVGIRAVPVAEAMAACVILDHLLLDRAQTGGVRGRIGSAGEAGGRE; from the coding sequence ATGAGCTTCAACACCTTCGGCCGCATCTTCACCGTCACCACCTGGGGCGAAAGCCACGGCCCCGCCCTCGGCGCCACCGTCGACGGCTGCCCGCCGGGAATTTCCCTAACGGAATCAGACATTCAGCCCTGGCTCGACCGCCGCCGCCCGGGCCAGAGCAAGCTGACCACCCAGCGGCAGGAACCCGATCAGGTCCGCATCCTGTCCGGCGTGTTCGAGGGCCGCACCACCGGCACCCCGATCCAGCTGATGATCGAGAACACCGATCAGCGCAGCCGCGACTATGGCGACATCGCGGCCGCCTTCCGCCCCGGCCACGCCGACATAACCTATTGGCAGAAATACGCAATCCGAGACTATCGCGGCGGTGGCCGATCCTCCGCCCGCGAAACCGCCGCACGCGTCGCCGCCGGCGGCGTCGCCCGCGCGGTCCTGCGCCAGCTTGCGCAACAGCTGACCATCACGGGTTATATGGTCCAGATGGGCGATCTGGTCGCCGACCGCGCCCGCTTCGACTTTGCGGAAATCGACCGCAACGACCTGTTTTTGCCCGACGCCGCCGCCGTCCCCGAATGGACCGCGTATCTGAACGAGATCCGCAAGGCCCAGGACAGCATCGGCGCCGTGATCGAGGTCACCATCCGCGGCTGCCCCCCCGGCCTCGGCGCCCCTGTCTATGCCAAGCTCGACACCGACCTTGCCGCGGCGATGATGTCGATCAACGCCGTCAAGGGCGTCGAGATCGGCGAGGGCATGACCGCCGCCCGCCTGAAAGGCACTGAAAATGCTGATGAAATCCGCATGGGGCCGGATGGCCCGGTCTTTGGCACGAACCACGCCGGCGGCATCCTTGGCGGGATCACGACCGGGCAGGACATCGTCATGCGCTTCGCCGTCAAGCCGACCAGCTCGATCCTGACCGCGCGCCGCACCATCAACCAGGCCGGCGAGGAGATCGACCTGATCACCAAGGGTCGCCACGACCCCTGCGTGGGCATCCGCGCCGTCCCGGTGGCCGAGGCGATGGCGGCCTGCGTGATCCTCGACCATCTGCTGCTGGACCGCGCGCAGACCGGCGGCGTCCGGGGACGGATCGGCTCAGCGGGCGAAGCGGGCGGGCGAGAGTAG
- a CDS encoding BrnA antitoxin family protein → MAQTGNPRGGAAAKAEAARRVNYHYMADVMRRLEWDLHQRILTEGRVPEAWHALARERGAGKKVRVTILVEEEVLRFFKSMGEGYGPRMNRVLAGFMHARLAGLLEGGETMDYLARRDREGLDGMKPGWGESQKMYEVLGHEGAELMSDEPGVPLGEEKASRRADKMAWLRGREE, encoded by the coding sequence ATGGCGCAGACGGGCAATCCGCGCGGCGGCGCGGCGGCGAAGGCCGAGGCGGCGCGGCGGGTCAATTACCACTACATGGCCGACGTGATGCGGCGGCTGGAATGGGATCTGCACCAGCGCATCCTGACCGAGGGGCGGGTGCCGGAGGCCTGGCACGCGCTGGCCCGCGAGCGGGGGGCGGGCAAGAAGGTGCGGGTGACGATCCTGGTCGAGGAGGAGGTGCTGCGCTTCTTCAAGTCGATGGGCGAGGGGTACGGGCCGCGGATGAACCGGGTGCTGGCCGGCTTCATGCACGCGCGGCTGGCAGGGCTGCTGGAGGGCGGCGAGACGATGGACTATCTGGCCCGCCGCGATCGCGAGGGTCTGGACGGGATGAAGCCGGGCTGGGGCGAGTCGCAGAAGATGTACGAGGTGCTGGGCCACGAGGGGGCGGAGCTGATGAGCGACGAGCCGGGGGTGCCGCTGGGGGAGGAGAAGGCGAGCCGGCGGGCGGACAAGATGGCGTGGTTGCGGGGGAGGGAGGAGTAG
- the carB gene encoding carbamoyl-phosphate synthase large subunit has translation MPKRTDISSILIIGAGPIVIGQACEFDYSGAQACKALREEGYRVILVNSNPATIMTDPGMADATYIEPITPEVVEKIIAAERPDALLPTMGGQTALNTALALADMGVLHKYGVELIGAQRAAIEMAEDRKLFREAMDRIGLENPRATIVSAPKLPNGRFDIAAGIAEAMKALEGIGLPAIIRPAFTLGGTGGGVAYNREDYEAIVRSGLDASPVAQVLIDESLLGWKEYEFEVVRDKADNAIIVCSIENVDPMGVHTGDSITVAPALTLTDREYQRMRNGSIAVLREIGVETGGSNVQWAVNPADGRMVVIEMNPRVSRSSALASKATGFPIAKVAAKLAVGYTLDELDNDITKVTPASFEPSIDYVVTKIPRFAFEKFPGAKPELTTAMKSVGEVMAIGRTFHESLQKALASMENGLTGLDEIAIPGAVEEGKPAFIRALSQQTPDRIRVIAESMRAGLTDDEINRVTRFDPWFLARIREIVDAEHRVRHEGLPDAAGLRRLKMLGFTDARLAHLTGRSEADIRRTRRGAGITPVFKRIDTCAAEFEAQTPYMYSTYEAPAMGDVECEARPSDRKKVVILGGGPNRIGQGIEFDYCCCHACFALTDAGYETIMVNCNPETVSTDYDTSDRLYFEPLTLEHVLEILRTEQENGTLHGVIVQFGGQTPLKLANALEAEGIPILGTTPDAIDLAEDRERFQRLLSDLGLKQPVNGIARSPDQARAIAAEVGFPLVIRPSYVLGGRAMEIVRDDAQLDRYITTAVQVSGDSPVLLDSYLSGAIEVDVDALSDGAAVHVCGIMEHIEEAGVHSGDSACSLPPHTLGAATIDELKRQTVLMARALKVVGLMNVQFAIKDGEIFVLEVNPRASRTVPFVAKATDSAIASIAARLMAGEPLSAFPMRPPYPAGIGPDTPLPYADPLTLADPITPWFSVKEVVLPFARFPGVDTLLGPEMRSTGEVMGWDRDFASAFYKAQLGAGTLLPAAGRVFVSVRESDKTPAMAQAMQALTAMGFTLTATSGTADFLRAAGVEAQPVNKVYEGRPNIVDRLKDGEIAMVLNTTEGGQAISDSREIRSVALYDKIPYYTTAAGAIAAVAAIRSRAEGDVGVRTLQG, from the coding sequence ATGCCGAAAAGAACCGATATCTCCTCGATCCTCATCATCGGCGCCGGACCCATCGTCATCGGGCAGGCCTGCGAGTTCGACTATTCGGGCGCCCAGGCCTGCAAGGCCCTGCGCGAGGAAGGCTACCGCGTCATCCTGGTCAACTCGAACCCCGCCACGATCATGACCGACCCCGGCATGGCCGACGCCACCTATATCGAGCCGATCACCCCCGAGGTCGTGGAAAAGATCATCGCCGCCGAACGTCCCGATGCCCTGCTGCCGACCATGGGCGGTCAGACGGCGCTGAACACCGCGCTGGCGCTGGCTGATATGGGCGTTCTGCACAAATACGGGGTCGAGCTGATCGGCGCCCAGCGCGCGGCCATCGAGATGGCCGAGGACCGCAAGCTGTTCCGCGAGGCGATGGACCGCATCGGCCTCGAAAACCCGCGCGCCACCATCGTCAGCGCGCCCAAGCTGCCCAATGGCCGCTTCGATATCGCAGCCGGGATCGCCGAGGCGATGAAGGCGCTGGAGGGCATCGGCCTGCCCGCCATCATCCGCCCCGCCTTCACGCTGGGCGGCACCGGCGGCGGCGTCGCCTATAACCGCGAGGATTACGAGGCGATCGTGCGCTCGGGCCTCGACGCCAGTCCCGTCGCGCAGGTGCTGATCGACGAAAGCCTGCTTGGCTGGAAGGAATATGAATTCGAGGTCGTGCGCGACAAGGCCGACAACGCCATCATCGTCTGCTCGATCGAGAACGTCGATCCGATGGGCGTGCACACGGGCGATTCGATCACCGTCGCCCCCGCGCTGACCCTGACCGACCGCGAATACCAGCGCATGCGCAACGGCTCGATCGCCGTCCTGCGCGAGATCGGGGTCGAGACCGGCGGCAGCAACGTCCAGTGGGCGGTCAACCCCGCCGATGGCCGCATGGTCGTGATCGAGATGAACCCGCGCGTCAGCCGCTCCTCGGCCCTCGCCTCCAAGGCCACGGGCTTTCCCATCGCCAAGGTCGCCGCAAAGCTGGCCGTCGGCTATACGCTCGACGAGTTGGACAACGACATCACCAAGGTCACGCCTGCCAGCTTCGAGCCGTCGATCGACTATGTCGTGACCAAGATCCCGCGCTTTGCCTTCGAGAAGTTTCCCGGCGCCAAGCCCGAGCTGACCACCGCGATGAAATCGGTGGGCGAGGTCATGGCCATCGGGCGCACCTTCCACGAGAGCCTGCAGAAGGCCCTCGCCAGCATGGAAAATGGTCTCACCGGCCTCGACGAGATCGCGATCCCCGGCGCGGTAGAGGAGGGCAAGCCCGCCTTCATTCGCGCCCTGTCCCAGCAGACCCCCGACCGGATCCGCGTCATTGCCGAATCGATGCGCGCCGGCCTGACGGATGACGAGATCAACCGCGTCACCCGCTTCGACCCCTGGTTTCTGGCCCGCATCCGCGAGATCGTGGATGCCGAGCACCGGGTCCGCCACGAGGGCCTGCCCGACGCCGCCGGCCTGCGCCGCCTGAAGATGCTCGGCTTCACCGATGCCCGCCTCGCCCACCTGACCGGCCGCAGCGAGGCCGACATCCGCCGCACCCGCCGCGGCGCCGGCATCACCCCGGTCTTCAAGCGCATCGACACCTGCGCGGCCGAGTTCGAGGCCCAGACCCCCTACATGTATTCGACCTATGAGGCCCCCGCGATGGGCGATGTCGAATGCGAGGCGCGCCCTTCGGACCGCAAGAAGGTCGTCATCCTCGGCGGCGGCCCCAACCGCATCGGCCAGGGGATCGAGTTCGACTATTGCTGCTGCCACGCCTGCTTTGCGCTGACCGACGCGGGCTATGAGACGATCATGGTCAACTGCAACCCTGAAACGGTCAGCACCGACTACGACACCTCGGACCGCCTTTACTTCGAGCCGCTCACCCTCGAACACGTTCTCGAAATCCTGCGGACCGAGCAGGAGAACGGCACCCTCCACGGCGTCATCGTCCAGTTCGGCGGCCAGACCCCGCTGAAACTCGCCAACGCGCTCGAGGCCGAGGGCATCCCGATTCTCGGCACCACCCCCGACGCCATCGACCTGGCCGAGGACCGCGAGCGCTTCCAGCGCCTGCTGTCCGACCTCGGCCTGAAACAGCCCGTCAACGGCATCGCCCGCTCGCCCGATCAGGCGCGCGCCATCGCGGCCGAGGTCGGCTTCCCCCTCGTCATCCGCCCCTCCTACGTCCTCGGCGGCCGCGCGATGGAGATCGTGCGCGACGACGCCCAACTCGACCGCTACATCACCACCGCCGTGCAGGTCTCGGGCGACAGCCCGGTCCTCCTCGACAGCTACCTCTCCGGCGCGATCGAGGTTGACGTGGACGCCCTCAGCGACGGCGCCGCCGTCCATGTCTGCGGCATCATGGAGCATATCGAGGAAGCCGGCGTCCATTCCGGCGACAGCGCCTGCTCGCTGCCCCCCCACACCTTGGGCGCCGCCACCATCGACGAGCTGAAACGCCAGACCGTCCTCATGGCTCGCGCGCTGAAGGTTGTCGGCCTGATGAACGTCCAGTTCGCGATCAAGGACGGCGAGATCTTCGTGCTCGAGGTGAACCCCCGCGCCAGCCGCACCGTCCCCTTCGTCGCCAAGGCCACCGACAGCGCCATCGCCAGCATCGCCGCGCGCCTGATGGCGGGCGAGCCGCTGTCGGCCTTCCCGATGCGCCCCCCCTACCCCGCCGGCATCGGCCCCGACACGCCCCTGCCCTATGCCGACCCGCTGACGCTGGCCGACCCGATCACCCCGTGGTTCTCGGTCAAGGAGGTCGTGCTGCCCTTCGCCCGCTTCCCCGGCGTCGACACGCTGCTCGGCCCCGAGATGCGCTCAACCGGCGAGGTGATGGGCTGGGACCGCGACTTCGCCAGCGCCTTCTACAAGGCGCAACTCGGCGCCGGCACCCTGCTGCCCGCCGCGGGGCGCGTCTTCGTGTCGGTCCGCGAATCCGACAAGACCCCGGCGATGGCGCAGGCGATGCAGGCCCTGACCGCGATGGGCTTTACCCTGACCGCCACCAGCGGCACCGCCGATTTCCTGCGCGCGGCGGGGGTTGAGGCGCAGCCGGTGAACAAGGTCTATGAGGGCCGCCCGAACATCGTGGACCGCCTCAAGGACGGAGAGATCGCGATGGTCCTGAACACCACCGAGGGCGGCCAGGCGATCAGCGATTCGCGCGAGATCCGGTCCGTCGCGCTGTATGACAAGATCCCGTATTATACGACGGCGGCGGGGGCGATCGCCGCCGTGGCGGCGATTCGGTCACGGGCCGAGGGGGATGTGGGGGTCAGGACGTTGCAGGGGTGA